A genomic stretch from Neosynechococcus sphagnicola sy1 includes:
- a CDS encoding class I SAM-dependent methyltransferase, with the protein MDQTQTILAEMPILFQDWGISSILDIPCGDFYWMSKLQLEGIRYIGADIVKQIIEINQKKQTDNITFIQADLLTDNLPQVDLIFCRDCLVHFSFADIHRALKNICKSNSKFLLTTTFPERDHNYDIVTGEWRVLNLEIEPFGLPAPARMLVEGCTEENGIFKDKSLGLWRISDIQQCLKTS; encoded by the coding sequence TTGGATCAAACCCAAACGATTCTGGCAGAGATGCCAATTTTATTCCAGGACTGGGGAATATCGTCCATTCTCGACATTCCCTGTGGTGATTTTTATTGGATGAGCAAGCTGCAGCTAGAGGGCATTCGCTATATTGGGGCAGATATTGTTAAACAAATAATTGAGATCAATCAGAAAAAACAAACAGACAATATCACCTTTATTCAGGCAGATTTGCTCACAGATAATTTACCTCAAGTTGATCTAATATTCTGTCGCGATTGCCTGGTTCACTTTTCGTTCGCCGACATCCATCGAGCCTTAAAGAATATTTGTAAAAGCAACTCCAAATTTCTCCTGACCACCACCTTTCCGGAACGGGATCATAATTATGATATCGTCACCGGAGAATGGAGAGTTCTGAATCTTGAAATTGAGCCATTTGGTTTACCTGCACCGGCACGGATGCTGGTCGAAGGTTGCACGGAAGAAAATGGCATTTTCAAAGATAAGTCTCTAGGATTATGGAGGATCAGCGACATCCAACAATGTCTGAAAACTAGTTGA
- a CDS encoding universal stress protein encodes MNIKSMLLRLEDALERRGLAKQMILMSVPMPGGAPWITSAAISLVVGYNASPNSQTALDLALWIAHQTRLVTRKPVTVQVVYVIPEGSVTPHPDHLRHLEQADQFLWQAHCLAEEWGGSFQAQLRVGTVAQELRSAVIASGATALFLGCDSIAHPFVQTLDSNFPCSVLGIPSDEVLGASGVSITAENQSVTTCC; translated from the coding sequence ATGAATATTAAATCCATGCTGCTGCGCTTAGAGGATGCCCTCGAGCGTCGTGGCCTAGCCAAACAAATGATCCTGATGTCGGTACCGATGCCTGGGGGTGCTCCCTGGATCACATCGGCTGCGATTAGTTTAGTCGTGGGTTACAATGCGTCCCCCAATAGTCAAACCGCGCTGGATTTAGCGCTGTGGATTGCCCATCAAACGCGGCTGGTGACCCGCAAGCCTGTGACGGTGCAGGTGGTTTATGTGATCCCGGAAGGATCGGTGACGCCCCATCCAGATCACTTACGACACTTGGAACAAGCAGACCAGTTTCTCTGGCAAGCCCATTGTCTGGCGGAAGAATGGGGGGGCTCGTTTCAAGCCCAACTGCGGGTCGGAACGGTTGCTCAAGAATTGCGATCGGCAGTGATTGCATCGGGTGCCACTGCCCTCTTCTTAGGTTGTGATTCCATTGCCCATCCTTTCGTCCAAACATTAGACTCTAACTTTCCCTGTTCAGTCCTCGGCATTCCCAGCGACGAGGTACTGGGTGCGAGTGGCGTGTCTATAACCGCAGAAAATCAGTCTGTAACCACTTGCTGTTAG
- a CDS encoding aldose epimerase codes for MAEIDHQPPYPTYILEDPTAEARLEVVPARGGIVTRWQVGGQDILYLDHARFAQPDLSVRGGIPILFPICGNLPNNTYTYQGQTYTLKQHGFARDLPWDVLDATQSTHLTLQLTSNPQTLAVYPFEFEVLFTYQIQGKQLLIQQCYTNLSPDPMPFSTGLHPYFAAPDKTQLQFEIPATEYQAQSTQTRQPFSGKFDFDLEEIDWGFRQLSAQTASVVDRSQMRKLTLTYDDNYTTLVFWTLKGKDFYCLEPWSAPRNALNTGDGLIQLPPGVSLEVDVALEIT; via the coding sequence GTGGCTGAGATTGATCATCAACCTCCCTATCCCACTTATATTTTGGAAGACCCGACAGCTGAGGCACGTCTAGAGGTCGTACCAGCAAGGGGTGGCATCGTTACCCGCTGGCAAGTTGGTGGCCAAGACATTCTGTATCTTGATCACGCCCGCTTTGCCCAACCCGACCTCTCCGTAAGGGGTGGCATTCCCATCCTTTTCCCCATCTGTGGCAATCTTCCCAACAATACTTATACCTATCAGGGACAGACCTACACCCTCAAGCAGCATGGTTTTGCCCGCGATCTCCCCTGGGACGTTCTGGATGCCACTCAATCGACCCATCTGACCCTACAACTCACCAGTAACCCGCAAACCCTGGCGGTCTACCCCTTTGAGTTTGAAGTCCTGTTTACCTACCAGATCCAAGGCAAGCAGTTGCTAATTCAGCAGTGCTATACCAACCTCAGCCCTGATCCGATGCCCTTCTCAACTGGGTTACACCCTTATTTTGCCGCCCCTGACAAGACCCAACTGCAATTTGAAATTCCAGCAACGGAGTATCAGGCACAATCAACCCAGACTAGACAACCCTTCTCAGGAAAATTTGACTTTGACCTAGAGGAAATTGATTGGGGGTTTCGCCAACTTTCTGCCCAGACTGCCAGCGTGGTTGATCGGAGTCAGATGCGGAAGTTGACCCTCACCTACGACGACAACTACACCACCCTGGTCTTTTGGACGTTGAAGGGCAAAGATTTTTACTGCCTTGAGCCTTGGAGTGCCCCTCGCAACGCCTTGAATACTGGAGATGGCCTGATTCAGTTGCCGCCAGGTGTTAGTCTAGAGGTGGATGTAGCCTTAGAGATTACCTAG
- a CDS encoding AAA family ATPase — translation MLRLLCRNDGEWQAARMRLTPGTSLLMQYHLLLPRSQGEGIFLRYALQLSDSLVNYLLAESPHPTVLEQLLQGASPAPPPLLRFWQPLGTPPVTRQGGTPVTPESGLAQTGLVLPAALMQHLQTLCDRIQLQSQVDRVWGFQGDVPQGVMVVLSGAAGTGKTTAVRAIAQTLQLPIAIVDLAQVALADQEKLLQEILHQSPVLLLIKSAQFWLGRTPLVSAAQFQHFWCQRQLQSGLTFLSVRYIQMVKWQWRQQVYQTLEFPIPDLAARLQLWQQAIPTPTPLDPNIDWRVLAEQWPISGGEIRAIARSAAFYAAAESPHTKLGMQHLLQAGAQAQHPPRKSTPRRSTCG, via the coding sequence GTGTTGCGATTGCTGTGCCGCAATGATGGGGAGTGGCAAGCCGCTCGCATGCGGTTGACACCGGGAACGTCGTTGCTAATGCAATATCACTTACTGCTGCCGCGATCCCAAGGGGAAGGCATCTTCCTCCGCTACGCCCTGCAACTGTCAGACTCCTTAGTCAACTATCTGTTGGCAGAGTCGCCCCATCCCACCGTCTTAGAGCAACTATTACAAGGGGCATCCCCCGCCCCACCACCGCTGCTGCGATTCTGGCAACCACTGGGCACTCCCCCGGTGACCCGACAGGGGGGGACTCCAGTCACCCCGGAATCTGGGCTAGCGCAAACTGGCTTAGTGCTTCCAGCGGCCTTGATGCAACATCTCCAAACCCTTTGCGATCGCATCCAGCTGCAATCCCAGGTGGATCGGGTCTGGGGATTTCAAGGCGATGTCCCCCAGGGTGTTATGGTGGTGCTCAGTGGTGCAGCAGGAACCGGCAAAACAACAGCCGTGCGGGCGATCGCCCAGACCTTGCAGCTCCCGATCGCGATCGTCGATCTGGCTCAGGTGGCTCTAGCGGACCAAGAGAAATTACTCCAAGAAATTCTCCACCAGTCCCCCGTACTCCTACTGATTAAGTCCGCTCAGTTCTGGTTGGGACGCACACCGCTAGTGTCAGCGGCTCAGTTCCAGCACTTCTGGTGTCAGCGGCAATTACAATCGGGGCTGACATTTTTGTCCGTCCGTTACATTCAGATGGTTAAATGGCAGTGGCGGCAGCAGGTTTACCAGACACTGGAATTTCCCATCCCAGATCTGGCGGCGCGACTCCAGTTATGGCAACAGGCAATTCCCACCCCCACCCCCTTAGACCCCAATATTGATTGGCGGGTGCTGGCAGAACAATGGCCGATCAGTGGCGGAGAAATCCGTGCGATCGCTCGTAGCGCTGCTTTCTATGCAGCGGCAGAATCCCCCCATACCAAGCTGGGGATGCAGCACCTCCTCCAAGCTGGGGCACAGGCCCAGCATCCCCCTCGCAAATCTACTCCAAGGAGATCGACCTGTGGCTGA
- a CDS encoding VOC family protein → MHHASIRTADIHRAIAFYELLGFEVQQRFTTGYTLACWLEGLGGRIELIQIPHPHPAADAFADEHYTGYYHLSFDLTGRTPDLPTWLAHLQTRFLAASETHPAPGLRVLLEPTQQMIGDQVYEVAFIADADGLPLEFLRILR, encoded by the coding sequence ATGCACCACGCTTCCATCCGGACTGCTGATATCCATCGAGCGATCGCCTTCTATGAGTTGCTGGGCTTTGAGGTGCAGCAGCGATTTACCACCGGGTACACCCTCGCCTGCTGGTTGGAAGGGTTGGGGGGACGGATTGAACTGATACAAATTCCCCACCCCCACCCCGCTGCCGATGCCTTTGCTGATGAGCACTATACCGGGTACTACCATCTCTCCTTTGATCTGACGGGGCGAACCCCTGATTTACCCACCTGGTTAGCACACCTGCAAACTCGATTTCTGGCCGCGTCTGAAACTCACCCTGCTCCTGGTTTGAGAGTTTTACTGGAGCCGACCCAACAAATGATTGGCGATCAGGTCTACGAAGTAGCATTTATTGCGGATGCGGATGGATTGCCCTTAGAATTTCTGCGGATACTACGCTAA
- a CDS encoding TIGR02652 family protein, translating into MITPGLQYPVFGPEIQCPHCRQTIPALTLTDTYLCQRHGAFESNPKTGELVHLQSGRHWRQWNQEWYRQHNHPDGIRFEIHEALDRLYTQGYRATRVIIARRYQDLISTYLERSTPWRGQLEAPCPRLYGLPVEFSPDPAEEPCWAVVNFDLEKEPGAPVRYPYFRLFE; encoded by the coding sequence ATGATCACTCCAGGCTTGCAATATCCCGTCTTTGGTCCCGAAATTCAGTGTCCCCACTGTCGCCAGACAATTCCAGCGCTGACCTTAACCGATACCTACCTATGTCAGCGTCATGGTGCCTTTGAATCCAATCCCAAAACGGGGGAGTTGGTTCACTTGCAATCGGGGCGGCACTGGCGGCAGTGGAACCAGGAGTGGTATCGGCAGCACAACCACCCCGATGGCATTCGCTTTGAAATTCACGAAGCCTTGGATCGGCTGTACACCCAGGGATACCGGGCTACCCGCGTGATTATTGCCCGTCGCTATCAGGATTTAATTAGTACCTATCTCGAGCGCAGTACCCCTTGGCGGGGTCAACTTGAAGCCCCCTGCCCCCGACTCTATGGATTGCCAGTGGAGTTTAGTCCCGATCCGGCGGAGGAACCCTGTTGGGCAGTGGTGAATTTTGACCTAGAGAAGGAGCCTGGTGCTCCGGTACGCTATCCCTATTTCCGCTTGTTTGAGTGA
- a CDS encoding gamma carbonic anhydrase family protein — translation MPLPSPSPNALPWPPPDLTLAAFVAPNAIVIGTVTVGQGVSIWYGAVVRADVDAISLGDYTNIQDGAILHVDPGHPTLLEDFVTVGHRAVVHGAYVERGSLIGIGAVILDGVRIGTGSIIGAGAVVTKDIPSRSLVVGVPGKVIREVGDGEALDLIAHAQAYAKLALVHQGTGSDLGFYPP, via the coding sequence ATGCCTCTCCCTTCCCCCAGCCCGAATGCTTTGCCTTGGCCACCCCCCGATCTAACACTGGCTGCCTTTGTAGCACCGAACGCCATCGTCATCGGGACGGTTACCGTCGGTCAGGGGGTCAGTATTTGGTACGGTGCCGTGGTGCGCGCTGACGTGGACGCAATCTCCCTGGGTGATTACACCAATATTCAAGATGGGGCAATCCTCCACGTAGATCCGGGACATCCTACCCTCCTGGAAGACTTCGTCACGGTGGGACACCGGGCAGTTGTCCATGGAGCCTATGTCGAGCGCGGCAGCCTGATTGGGATTGGAGCCGTAATTTTGGATGGGGTTCGCATTGGTACCGGCAGTATCATTGGGGCCGGAGCTGTGGTCACCAAGGATATCCCATCGCGATCGCTGGTGGTGGGAGTCCCTGGTAAAGTCATCCGGGAGGTCGGAGATGGAGAAGCACTAGATCTAATTGCCCATGCCCAAGCCTACGCAAAACTGGCCCTGGTGCATCAGGGCACTGGTAGCGATCTGGGCTTCTACCCCCCTTAA
- a CDS encoding photosystem II protein Y: MDIDWRLLVVLLPLLLAGGWAVKNIGQVALKQVQAFLNK, encoded by the coding sequence ATGGATATTGACTGGCGGTTATTAGTGGTGCTGCTGCCGTTACTCTTGGCAGGTGGTTGGGCGGTGAAGAATATCGGTCAGGTTGCCCTCAAGCAGGTTCAAGCCTTTCTCAATAAGTAG